The Candidatus Binataceae bacterium genome segment GCCGACGCGAGCAGGTCATGCAGAATTTCGACGTCTTCCGTGCCGCGCACCTCGATTTCGCGGCGCTCGTGCTCCTCGATTCCAGCCTCCTCCACCATCAGCCGCGCCATCGCGAGCGCCGCGCGCGCGAACAACTGCGCCCGCGAAGGCGCCTCAACTTCGATCCCGGTGTCGCCGGTGTGTTCGATCTCCCGAAAAAGCGGCGGTCGCTCGCGCATCACGTCGCTTGCGTGCGGTTCACGGCCGTTCGACCAACGCCGCGGCCTGCTCAAGCGTAACCGCGTCCGCGCCGAGGAGCATCACGGCCGCCAGGTCTTCCCACTCTTCGCTCCTTGGCGCGAGCGGATCCTGAGAGGTCAGCCGATGCTCGACGACCATCCGGGAGAGCAGCAGACGGCGGCCATCGCCAAGACGCGACGCCTCCCAAGCCATCAGTATCGCCGTGGTGGTGTTGTACAACGCGCCTGCGGCCATCCGCGCGAGCCGCTCGCCTTCGCTGCCGGAGGCGCGCGAGGCAAAGGCGACGGCGCGATCGACGATGCCGCCAAGCTCGGCGCGGCATTTCCGGGGCACTCGCGAGGCCTCGGCCAGCCGCGCATGCAGCGCCTGGCCGAGAGCCTCGTGCGCTCCCATTTTTGCCGCCGCGCGGCCGATCGCATCCAGCGCGTTGATATTGCTGGTGCCTTCCCAGAGCACGCCGATCTGTGCGTCGCGCACCAGCCGCGGGTTTATCCAGTCTTCGATATAACCGTTGCCGCCCCGCACCTCCATCGCACCGGTCGCCACGCGCAGGTTGTCGCGGCATGCACGGAACTTGAAAAGCGGAGTGAGAATGCGTAGCAGATGCGCCGCGCCCTCATCGGCGCGGTTGGCGCGGCCCATCACGTCCGCCGTCCACGCGTACATCGAGAGCGCCTGCTCCGCCGGCACCATCAGTTTCAGCAACTGGCGGCGCACGAGCGGCAGCTCGATGAGCGTGCGGCCAAACGCAACGCGATTACGCGCCACGCAAAGCGACTCGTTGAGGCAGCGGCGCATCATCGCGGCCGCGCGCACTCCGTGCGAGAGCCGCGACAGGTTGACCTGGTCGAGCATCTGCTTGAAGCCGGCGCCGAGTTCGCCCACCTGCCATGCGAAGGCGCCTTCGAGCCGAATCTCGCCGCTCGCCATCGAGCGCGTGCCGAGCTTGTCCTTGAGCCGCACGATGCGGTAGCGATTGCGGCTGCCGTCGTCGAGCCTCCGCGGCATCGCGAACAATCCGAGGCCGCGAGTGCCGGCGGGAGCGCCCTGCGGACGGGCCAGGATAAGCGCCAGGTCGGCGTCGGTGTGCGAGCAGAACCATTTCTCTCCGTAGAGCCGCCACTCGCCGTTTTCCAGCCGCGCCTCGCTCTCGAGCGCGCCCACGTCCGAGCCGCCGGATTTCTCGGTCATGAACTGCGTGCCCTTCCACATCGCAGCCGGATCCTGCGACAGCAGCCGGGGAAGGAGCCTGCGCTTCAGCTCGTCGGTGCCGTAGCGAAGGATGACGTAGTTGCTGGTGTCGGAGACGCTTACCGGGCACATCAGGCCGAACTCGGCCTGAACGAAAAGGTACTGAAAGGCGTACTTTGCGATGGGCGGCATCGGAGCCGGCCATCCGAGCACGCCCCCGCGATGGCTCATCGCGTGCAGTCCGAATTCGGCAAACGCGATCCGCTCCATCTCGCGGTAGGCCGGATGATATTCGATCCATTCCTCGTCGCGCCCGAAGCGGTCGCGCGGATGGAGCACCGGCGGATGCTTGTCGGCGACGTCGGCAAGTTCGTCGAGGCGGCCGCCGGCGAGTTCGCCCAGGCGATCGAGATGAGGTTCGAGGTGCGCGCGCAACGCGGGCTCGATGTAGAGATCGAGCAGGCCGCGAAACGCCGCGTCGGCGCGGTAGAAGTTCATCCCGCGGCAATCAGGCGCGACGTGATCGGAGCCGGTCTTTTGAGATGCGCCGTTGTTGCGTCGGGCTTCCATCGCCGTCTTCCGCCGGGCGCGGCCGAAGAGCTTAGCGCGCGCTAAAAGGGATAG includes the following:
- a CDS encoding archease; translation: MRERPPLFREIEHTGDTGIEVEAPSRAQLFARAALAMARLMVEEAGIEEHERREIEVRGTEDVEILHDLLASALNLFLIDGFIWCGASASEQGEHVTLTLQGEILDRTRHVLLGEIKAVTYHQLSVMRTADALWRARIIFDV
- a CDS encoding acyl-CoA dehydrogenase family protein → MEARRNNGASQKTGSDHVAPDCRGMNFYRADAAFRGLLDLYIEPALRAHLEPHLDRLGELAGGRLDELADVADKHPPVLHPRDRFGRDEEWIEYHPAYREMERIAFAEFGLHAMSHRGGVLGWPAPMPPIAKYAFQYLFVQAEFGLMCPVSVSDTSNYVILRYGTDELKRRLLPRLLSQDPAAMWKGTQFMTEKSGGSDVGALESEARLENGEWRLYGEKWFCSHTDADLALILARPQGAPAGTRGLGLFAMPRRLDDGSRNRYRIVRLKDKLGTRSMASGEIRLEGAFAWQVGELGAGFKQMLDQVNLSRLSHGVRAAAMMRRCLNESLCVARNRVAFGRTLIELPLVRRQLLKLMVPAEQALSMYAWTADVMGRANRADEGAAHLLRILTPLFKFRACRDNLRVATGAMEVRGGNGYIEDWINPRLVRDAQIGVLWEGTSNINALDAIGRAAAKMGAHEALGQALHARLAEASRVPRKCRAELGGIVDRAVAFASRASGSEGERLARMAAGALYNTTTAILMAWEASRLGDGRRLLLSRMVVEHRLTSQDPLAPRSEEWEDLAAVMLLGADAVTLEQAAALVERP